The Halichondria panicea chromosome 8, odHalPani1.1, whole genome shotgun sequence DNA segment CTGTCTTTGTCATCACTGGATTCTGCAGTAAGTGCAAGTTGCTAAATAAGTATACCTAGGCAATATTCACTGCAGTACATTCACATTTTACAAAATTACTTAGTACCTCCTTTTCCCTATAATTAGATTTGGTCCTTGCTCTAATTCTGACGGTCACTATCTGTGTTTCCTTGGCCACTGATGTCTACAACGACGATTTTAAATCGAACGTCTTGCACTCATCATTAAAAGTCACTCTTCTCATCCAGGTAAATAGCGTGTGGATACTTCAACTATTTATAGTCCCTGTTTAACAGTCCCTAATTCTAAGTACAAAATTACTTTGCATGAAGCTTGCTGTTTTACTGTTCAGTATACTATTTATAACCCCCCTGcccccctctccacacacacgcacacacagtccatcACAGTCCCCCTCCAGGGGTTCCTCAATGCCATAGTGTATGGTTGGACAAGAGAGGACTTCCTCTACATCATGGCCTCCACCAAACGCCACACACCTCTCAACGAGCCTCAGATCAACGACATTGACGTACCTGCTCTGGGGGAACACGACGGACTGTTATCTGATCTGGAGACCAGCTCTAACTACGAGAGTGACAGTGAACCGATGTACCATAATCGCTATCGAAGACAACAAACACCAGAGACTAACTTATCCGGGAactggtagctagctataatagagttagcccttgtgtgtgtgtgtgtgtgtgtgtgtgtgtgtgtgtgtgtgtgtgtgtgtgtgagtgtgtgtgtgtgtgtgtgtgtgtgcatcatTTTTCATGCCTCATTTTCCCATTGCATTTACAGTATCCAGTATCACATCACACATCACCCATGTTGATCACATTTTTAATGGTTTCACAGCATTCAAGTTCGAGAAAATGCCTTAGTGCGgccttaaatcgaggctacatCTTAGgtaggaagtgggcgtggggacGAATTAGCTGTCTCTGCACACAATAACTTAattagccccacccaccttgttgactagtaattaattagctagctataaacgTAAACCTCATGCTTAGCTGCTATGGAGGATTTAATGACAGCAGTGGTAGCCCTGCAGAACATCACCCCCATAACCTCACTGCAGTGCACTAAAGAGGATGTCCAGCCAGCCTGTAGCCTCGCACAAGAGGAGGTACCTAacactgagctagctagctacaagcCATACATAAATACCTTGCTAAGTATTATAAAAGTTGCTGGTTTTCTATGTATCATGCTCTAACCCTCCTTCTctgtgtgtggttgtgtacAGAAGGCCAGAAGAGATGCTCTGGCTGGTCTACGCCTCATAGTGTCAACACTCAGGttcgtgcatgtacatgtgactACCATAGATCACCTTACTACTGCAAAACACAAGACCTTGTATCCTATCCACTAGTAACAAATCAGCCTATTAGATATCCAAGCTGCTGAAACATACAAAATTGCATACAGCGTAAAATAAAGTTTGCTGTACAAGGcacacatacgtacgtacatatagcTATGGCTAACTGCAATGATTTGGTATTTGATTACCCTCCTCCTCCAGTATTCTTGGTGCCTCATCTATAATCTACTCTGCCATTCGTCGCAAGAGAGTGTGCAACTCCAAGGTTCATCCTCTGTTTGTACTGTCCATTGCTGACCTCCTGTTGTCTCTCCTCTGGGGGGTGGGTGGTCTGCTGTGGTTGGTACGCTCCGAGGATCTCAAGAGAGGGTGGTGCATGTTCGTGTCTCTCACCACCATAGTGAGTTACACAGTCtgcatgtgcttgtgtgtgtctAGTCTTGCTGGCCATACGTGCACAAAGGGGAAGATATGCAtctagtctcgcgggccatacGTGCACAAAGGGGAAGATGTGCGTCTAGTCTCGCTGGCCATGCGTGCACAAAGGGGAAGATATGCATCTAGTCTCGCTGGCCATACGTAAAAAAGTTATTTCCACGTAATGGCAACCAGACAGTGTAATGTCTACTGTTTTGTGTGTGCCATAATTACAATTCTCTAGTCAAATTAATAAATAATAGAAATTATATTTTTAGGGCAAGAAATTAAAAGTGGTTGAGAAGACAATGTTTTGTGGGAAATCCATATAAATCTGGTGAATGTTAATTTGCTTATCAAACAGTTTTCATAGTTGttgttgtaataattattgtaatattAATAAATGCTATTCTTGCAGATAATCGAGTGTGTGGCCATCAACCTCACTCTGGTGTACGCTCTACTGGCCTACCAGCATATCAAGAACCTCGATATTAGAGTAAAAAATGTGTGTTAGTTTCACATATAAAgtacatcacacacacccacacacacacacacacacacacacacacacacacacccacacacacacacacacacacacacacacacacacacacacacacacacacatcacacacacacacacacccacacacccacacccacacaccacacagccGCAACACTACGGACACAGGTCTCCTAGTGTTCTCACAGTTGGCAATACAGCCGAGGTCAAAAACAAATGGTACCCTCTGAAGTCTACCATCATGTACTTGGTTGCGTGGTACGTCACATGCAAACTAACCCACAGTAGCCACTTTAAATTTTATAATTTTTTGCTTACTCCTATAGGCTGCTCCCGGTTGTTATGGTGATGGTACCGTTTGCTATCGTGGTGAAAATCAGCGAATACAATGTTCTAGGCCATATACTAGAATGCACTTGCTGGTAAGACTTTCTCTTAATGGATGCTATTTTGTCTGTTTGATGTGTGTGCAGAGATATTGTGCTTGATCCATTatgataatcataattatctgaCAATGGCAACTTTTATTTGAATAGGTGTCTTCCTTCATTTGGTAATGTAGTACCACTGGCTGTCCCAACTTCAAATGTGAGTTTTGTAGGCCACCATACCTCCCACTGTTGTAACCCCCTGGCCTGCCCCCCACACTCTCACCCCCCTGTCCTAATATTCATTCATCCtaacccccctccacacacaggcAACGGCCCGTTTTTCATACGAGTTCAACAAGATTCTCCTGCTCTACGCTGTAGTGATCAGCACCAACTATCTGGCAGGGTTTGTCATATTAGTCGCCTGCTACATGAAGATACTGCGATACATTCAGAACCTTAAAAAAGAATACAGTGAGTTAACTCTCCATCTCTATCCTCTCCTCGGGTCTGACATTTGTGTCTCTCCTCACACAATCACGTAGATAACTTCCACGGTGCCCGTCGCTACGGCACTATCAAAGTACAGATCAAACAAGCTCAGTCTCAAGCTCGGAGGAGAGTCGTGGCATTCATTGTTGTCTTTATATTGTCCGGATTCTTCAGTAAGTCAAGTACTTCTCACATCACATAATTACACAGCTGTATAGTAACTGCGTACATGTTGGAGTGCTTATTGTACTGGGtgtatattgtgtgtgtgtgtgtatctcaAATAGAGCTGATAGTATTGTAttattgtgtactgtactCTATGAGTGTACGCACCTCCGCTCTATTTAAGGGCATGCAATAATGtaatattatatactcttGCACACACGAGACACAATGATCTCATTCTCTTGTGTGTGCAGATCTGGTCCTGTCACTGGTTATTCTGGTGCACGAGGCTGGATCACTGGCACGGGAGGACGTGAACGACTTGTCTCATCGTACCATTACCAATCATGTTCACCAACTCCCTCTCTACGTGTACATTGTGTTCTATATTCAAGTGAGAGACTAAGTCCttgaggcacacacacactcctcacactccacccacacacacactccacccaccCATCCCTcacactcaacacacacacacacacacacacatacagtctTTAACAGTACCAATGCAAGGCTTCCTCAACGCCATGGTCTATGGTTGGACAAGAGATGACTTTGTCAACGTCATAGTTACTAAGGGAGCTGCAGACAGCGTAAGTGCCCCCACCCATCACCAGTTTGTTGAAGATGACCAACCCTCAAGCGTTGAGAACAGTTATGACCGAGACGATGACCAGAGGACTTTAGTTCAAACCATACCTGACCTCAGTGGCTCTACAAACGAGGGTGGAGAGTACAGTCAAGTGTTCAGTGGGGAGACTCAGACTGACTTAGAGACTGATGATAATTTGAGCGTATATAAAGTGTAATTTGGTTgcagtttgtgtgtttgtgtgtgttttgttggCTGTTTTTGATTTTAACTGGCTCAACAGTTCAAGTGTACCCAcggctatgtacagtacacacactatagacTATATATGTATACCAGGTATAGTACCAGGGTGGCATATAGCACTGGAGGGTTTAGACAGGAGCTCTGTATGAGCTATATTTGGTGCAGGTATAGTTAATTACTTATGCAATgagcgagccccaccccccttttGGTCATGAGATACTTAGCtacgcaaataattatagtgcccaACAAGATGTCCGAGTTGCCCAGCCCTAAACTAATCTCCCTAGACTACAACCACTCCTTCACATGCAATGGAGACGTGGACAGAGACAGCTGCTACCTGTCAAGTGTGCAAGTAAGCCAGCAAACACATGTCTGTAGTACTCAGTTTCTTAGCTAGTGCATGTAGTCAGTGTCTAGCCTAGGCTTGTATTTATAAAACAGGGCTCCATATGACAGTATCGGGATAATTGGTGCTCAGTTTCTTATAGTGTTTAGTCTAGGCTTGTATTTTTGAAACGGACAGTGAGAGGGAGCTCATTGCTACTATAATTTTTGGTGCTCAAACTAATTCATTTTCTTATCGTACAGCTTGGAGAGTATGATGTCATAGCAGCCATTCGCATGGTCATATCTTGTCTGAGGTGAGTGCTACAGAACAGCAGTCAAACAGTTACTAGATCTACCTTTCATTTGCAGCATCCTCGGAGCCATTTCAATCGTGTCATGGGCCATCATAAAGAAGCAAGTTTGTAGCCCAAGGGTAAGTTTATAACATTAACAGAAACTGTTCACCAAATTACATGATAGTTATCTTTGTGCTGTACCTCCTTGTACTCACCAAGCATTATGTGTATTGTACGCAAGTAAAATTGGGGACAGAAAGCACTGTCCCTTGTAGAGAGATACACAGGTCCTTTGGTTCATTATCAGATGgtccactatatatatacaaaccTCCTTCCTCCCCTCTACGCAGGTCCACCCCATCTTTGTACTGTCACTGGCTGACAGTATCCTGGGCGTGTTATTCATCCTGGGGGGTAACCTATGGTTACGGAGGGCCCCCAGCAGAGTCGGCTGCTTTGCCGTCTCCCTGCCAACAGTTGTGAGTGAAATAAAGCATGAAATGTATCACAACCTTTTTTCTCAAGAAGAAGCTAGCATCACGTAGTAAATACAATCAGAATGGTTTATAGTATTATTGACGCAATGTTCTCAATCCTAGATTCTTGAGTGTGTGACTGTGAACCTGACTGTGGTCTACGCACTGCTGGCTTACTCGAGCATTAAGAGGAAAAATGTTAACAATCTACTGGTAAAAATATCTTGCTTTTACCACTATCACAGTAATTTTACGTTTTGATATCCTTGAGACACGTATGTAGTACAGTTCAAGATGGCTCTATTTACAAAAGTTTCCACATTTTTCAGGGATCGGACAGAAGAAGAACACAAGTGTGGAGTCCTCTGAAGAATACCATTGCGTACCTCATTGCATGGTAAGGACCCCCCCTGTTGATACAGCATCCAATAATACCCCCCACATTGCCTCCAGGCTGACCCCTATCGTCGTGGTGATGATTTTCTTTGGAATTGTGTCTAGTGCAACTAATTTAGTGAGTAAAGCCAACTCCTGCAGCTGCTACTGTCTCCCAGCGCTAGGCAACGTACTGCCATATGTGTTACCCAGAGATGTGGTGAGATAATgccatgtacagtataattatgtcaacagccataactttagtaccgttcatccaatgtcaaaaatattatgaTTTTCTagaagagacctttcaaattatgtgtttaaattCAAATTTGGTTGGggtcataatttgtcatttttcggccttggaccatgggctataatccatggtattgccaaattggcaaatagtTTTACTTCTCAAAaatgaactttgatggtaccatttgaaaggtttctttctaagctttcagaaaaaattataaaatcgttgaaattggatccacggaattcaagttatggcagctgaaagagtcccttGATcctaatttataattattccaaaCTTGGTATGTAATAGTCTGTTGTACATGCTCCATTTGCGTGAAAGTCATCTCCTATTTAACCGAGTCATGTTGCTATCGTCACTGTGACCATTACCCACCCCCTCAGGGCAGTGCCATGTATCAATACTCCGCTAACAGCGTGATCTTCATGTACGGCATGATTCTGATGGCCCACTATCTGGTGTGCTTGATCATGCTGGTTGTCATTTATCGCAAGCTACTCATGTACATCAAGGCAATGAGAAAAGAGTACGGTGAGCGAGATCATTGTAGTTGGTGTAGATCAGGTGTTTTCTGTAGATCGAGCTACTGAATGCGGTCCTAAACTATGTAAATAGAGTTGCCAAAACAGCCTTTGTTTTGGTCCGAATGAATAGTCGCTGATATCTGTAAACACACCATGTGATAGACCGTCCTTAGAGCTCATGTTTTAGTTGACAATAATTGTTCCAAACCAAAGTTATAAGTAGCTAGAAAACCATCTCTAAGTTGGAGCACTTCCTTGATAGTATAATGATCACAACATCTCCTTTGTTCACAGAGAACACACGTGCAGATACCTACACATACGGAGCCACAGGAGCTCTACTGGTCCAGGGCCAGGTCAAGGCCAAGAAAAGAGTGCTCTACTTCATCACTGTGTTTGTGGTGAATGGATTCTTCAGTAAGTACTTGTAGTAGTGTAATTatagttgtcataattataccataccAGTAAAGCCTACCCTTTGTGTATGTAAATGTTGTTATAAATAAACCCACGTCATAACCTTATTGCTGTGAAAATATGTACCTAATTGAACgtctatatattatatagtactGCATTGTGATGATTAAAAATGTGCAGTTTAGAAATATTTACTTCTTTCAGCAACATTGCATGCACGGGTGTTGTGTCTAGAATTATGGCTCTCAAATTCTCTTCACCATAGATTTCATGTTGGCCTTCTTCCTGGTGGTCATCGATGGTTTGAACATCCACAGAGGCCCGGTATTGAAGGACGACATGTACTTCAGAGTGAGGCCACAGGAGCCAATCGAGAAGTTCTACATAATGCTTCTCATACTGCAGGTGAACACTGGGGCAACCTCTAGCTCCCTTTTTTCCCCGCCCACTATCCTCACTCTCTCccattgtcaacaattgcaaatgCAAACATTTATTTTGTAACATAACATTACACAAAGCAAACTAATTCCTCTTAAATAGCACTTTGAgtaaagcaaaacatggcaaGATCTAGAGGCGTTAGCACAGCCAGCTTGCAAC contains these protein-coding regions:
- the LOC135340208 gene encoding uncharacterized protein LOC135340208; protein product: MDYNSYSLTTVMEEMSTIGPGEACNYTHSYCIKDMKESDVGKNTAIALIRMVASILSILGTASIIVSAILKRQVKSPKVHPIFVLSIADLMLAFLWVIGGVLWLTSVSNHLVWCFMATLMTVILECVAINLTFVYALHAYAHITHTNLSSIIINHSSHGWSKLKVAIVYIIAWLLPTVLVMIPFGAVAGATRVLPNAESCACGCVPKFANVLPFPAKPRRHINEQYMIDIAKVDLCFSVVIALHYLIVFPLLVLYYCRVLRHIKKLKRDHEGHTVSPLYGATEALIVKGHSRAKHRVFMFLTVFVITGFCNLVLALILTVTICVSLATDVYNDDFKSNVLHSSLKVTLLIQSITVPLQGFLNAIVYGWTREDFLYIMASTKRHTPLNEPQINDIDVPALGEHDGLLSDLETSSNYESDSEPMYHNRYRRQQTPETNLSGNWYSCLAAMEDLMTAVVALQNITPITSLQCTKEDVQPACSLAQEEKARRDALAGLRLIVSTLSILGASSIIYSAIRRKRVCNSKVHPLFVLSIADLLLSLLWGVGGLLWLVRSEDLKRGWCMFVSLTTIIIECVAINLTLVYALLAYQHIKNLDIRVKNPQHYGHRSPSVLTVGNTAEVKNKWYPLKSTIMYLVAWLLPVVMVMVPFAIVVKISEYNVLGHILECTCWCLPSFGNVVPLAVPTSNATARFSYEFNKILLLYAVVISTNYLAGFVILVACYMKILRYIQNLKKEYNNFHGARRYGTIKVQIKQAQSQARRRVVAFIVVFILSGFFNLVLSLVILVHEAGSLAREDVNDLSHRTITNHVHQLPLYVYIVFYIQSLTVPMQGFLNAMVYGWTRDDFVNVIVTKGAADSVSAPTHHQFVEDDQPSSVENSYDRDDDQRTLVQTIPDLSGSTNEGGEYSQVFSGETQTDLETDDNLSVYKV
- the LOC135340536 gene encoding transmembrane protein 116-like produces the protein MSELPSPKLISLDYNHSFTCNGDVDRDSCYLSSVQLGEYDVIAAIRMVISCLSILGAISIVSWAIIKKQVCSPRVHPIFVLSLADSILGVLFILGGNLWLRRAPSRVGCFAVSLPTVILECVTVNLTVVYALLAYSSIKRKNVNNLLGSDRRRTQVWSPLKNTIAYLIAWLTPIVVVMIFFGIVSSATNLVSKANSCSCYCLPALGNVLPYVLPRDVGSAMYQYSANSVIFMYGMILMAHYLVCLIMLVVIYRKLLMYIKAMRKEYENTRADTYTYGATGALLVQGQVKAKKRVLYFITVFVVNGFFNFMLAFFLVVIDGLNIHRGPVLKDDMYFRVRPQEPIEKFYIMLLILQSVTVPLQGFLNALVYGWTREDFLHVMAYSKETPANVENLEPTSKNSERDKELEASVEFADNTFTKKEVDMVKKMTGGSRILSLGRRMSGRRSGRNQIQASLVPTETGFSDSEIDER